In Meiothermus ruber DSM 1279, the following proteins share a genomic window:
- a CDS encoding twitching motility protein, producing the protein MLLAESLLGIIHQRLVPTVKGQRTLITEVITMTPRIHEALKQPSQADRLCEVLREQGLEGYQGFDQSLLALYHQGLGLPDCPFACPTQFELAVLRRSGRQGSEGPEG; encoded by the coding sequence GTGTTGCTGGCCGAAAGCCTGCTGGGCATCATTCACCAACGCCTGGTTCCTACCGTTAAAGGCCAGCGAACCCTTATTACCGAGGTCATCACCATGACCCCGCGCATTCATGAGGCCCTCAAACAGCCCAGCCAGGCCGACCGCCTGTGTGAGGTGCTGCGTGAACAGGGCCTGGAAGGCTACCAGGGTTTTGACCAAAGCCTGCTGGCTTTGTACCACCAGGGCCTTGGATTACCAGACTGCCCGTTTGCATGCCCAACCCAGTTCGAGCTGGCCGTGCTGCGACGTTCAGGCCGCCAGGGTTCCGAGGGGCCGGAAGGGTGA
- a CDS encoding DinB family protein, with product MHNPLLTRFELSLAGLPQILGPATPEQLRQHSLPDKWSAHENLAHLAHFTLVTQDRIARILQEEAPLIERLKPDTEPAFLRLVERPPEEVISLLKELRAQLNQQVAALSEAQLERIGIHSAAGPMPLRVWLELFLVHEAHHLYLAFWRIREVLQMAR from the coding sequence ATGCACAACCCCCTGCTAACCCGTTTCGAGCTTTCGCTGGCCGGCCTGCCTCAGATCCTGGGCCCGGCCACCCCTGAGCAGCTACGCCAGCACAGCCTGCCCGACAAGTGGTCGGCCCACGAGAACCTGGCCCATCTGGCCCACTTCACCCTGGTTACCCAGGATCGTATAGCCCGCATCCTGCAGGAAGAGGCCCCCCTGATCGAGCGGCTAAAGCCCGACACCGAACCGGCCTTTTTGCGGCTGGTAGAGCGCCCTCCCGAGGAGGTGATAAGCCTGCTTAAGGAGCTGCGAGCCCAGCTCAACCAGCAGGTGGCGGCCCTGAGCGAGGCCCAGCTCGAGCGCATTGGCATCCACAGCGCGGCCGGGCCCATGCCGCTAAGGGTGTGGCTCGAGCTCTTCTTAGTGCACGAGGCCCACCACCTCTACCTGGCCTTCTGGCGCATCCGCGAGGTGCTGCAAATGGCCCGCTGA
- the deoD gene encoding purine-nucleoside phosphorylase yields MTPHISAPPGAVAEAILLPGDPLRAKYIAENFLENPVLYNQVRNMFGYTGTYKGKRVSVQGTGMGIPSASIYIHELVQFYGCKTLIRVGTAGAITERLKLRDLVIAQAACTDSSINNLRFAGQNYAPIATFDLLRRAYEQAQSRGMPVHVGNVLSTDTFYHDQPNPYQLWAQFGVLAVEMEAAGLYTLAAKFGVQALCILTISDHLITGEKTTPQERQETFDQMIEVALETI; encoded by the coding sequence ATGACGCCGCATATCTCTGCCCCACCGGGTGCTGTGGCCGAGGCCATCCTGCTCCCCGGCGACCCCCTGCGAGCCAAGTACATCGCCGAAAACTTTCTGGAAAACCCGGTTTTATACAACCAGGTTCGCAACATGTTCGGTTACACCGGCACCTACAAGGGGAAGCGGGTGAGCGTGCAGGGCACCGGGATGGGCATCCCCTCGGCCAGCATCTACATCCACGAGCTGGTTCAGTTTTACGGCTGCAAGACCCTGATTCGGGTGGGCACCGCCGGGGCCATCACCGAGCGCCTCAAGCTGCGCGATCTGGTGATTGCCCAGGCCGCCTGCACCGATTCTTCCATCAACAACCTGCGCTTTGCCGGCCAGAACTATGCGCCCATCGCCACCTTCGACCTGCTGCGCCGGGCCTACGAGCAGGCCCAGTCCAGGGGCATGCCGGTACACGTGGGCAACGTGCTTTCCACCGACACCTTCTACCACGACCAGCCCAACCCCTACCAGCTATGGGCCCAGTTTGGGGTGCTGGCGGTTGAGATGGAGGCCGCCGGGCTCTACACGCTGGCGGCCAAGTTTGGGGTGCAGGCTTTGTGCATTCTTACCATCAGCGACCACCTGATTACCGGCGAGAAAACCACACCCCAGGAGCGGCAGGAGACCTTCGACCAGATGATTGAGGTGGCGCTCGAGACCATCTGA
- the ruvX gene encoding Holliday junction resolvase RuvX has protein sequence MRVVALDVGEARIGLAVGEIGSPWAFGRGYLVRKNLEADLEALAAFAERERAERFVVGLPLRTDGRPSAQAERVQALVEAMRERGMQLELLDERYTTKLGQNRLKHAPKRIRQEKGKLDEAAAIALLESYLARVGQ, from the coding sequence ATGCGGGTGGTGGCGCTGGACGTGGGGGAAGCCCGGATTGGCCTGGCCGTGGGCGAGATCGGCTCACCCTGGGCTTTTGGTCGGGGTTACCTGGTGCGCAAGAACCTCGAGGCCGACCTCGAGGCCCTGGCGGCCTTTGCCGAGCGTGAACGGGCCGAGCGCTTTGTGGTGGGGCTGCCCCTGCGCACCGATGGTCGGCCCAGCGCCCAGGCCGAGCGGGTGCAGGCCCTGGTAGAGGCCATGCGTGAACGGGGTATGCAGCTCGAGCTGCTGGATGAGCGCTACACCACCAAGCTGGGGCAGAACCGGCTTAAACACGCCCCCAAGCGCATCCGGCAAGAGAAAGGCAAACTGGACGAAGCCGCGGCCATCGCCCTGCTGGAGTCATATCTGGCCCGTGTGGGACAGTAA
- a CDS encoding restriction endonuclease: MQFPRFVELKRRDRTTDEASSEEEVGNETTPDEQLEQLHLVLRRQLAQELLARVKQCSPAFFERLVVQLLVAMGYGGSVADAGKAVGRSGDDGIDGIIKQDRLGLDNIYFQAKRWERTVPSEVVRTFHGSLALQRASRGVIITTSDFSSSAIETAKALGNIVLIDGNTLAGFMIEYNVGVTVAARYEVKRVDREFFAEG; this comes from the coding sequence ATGCAATTCCCCAGATTCGTTGAGCTTAAGCGCAGAGACCGCACCACGGATGAGGCGAGCTCAGAAGAAGAGGTTGGCAATGAAACAACACCAGATGAGCAGCTCGAACAGCTTCATCTAGTTTTGAGGAGACAGCTAGCACAGGAGCTTTTGGCACGCGTCAAGCAGTGCTCACCTGCATTCTTTGAGCGTCTTGTGGTTCAGCTTTTGGTAGCAATGGGTTACGGCGGTTCGGTAGCAGATGCGGGTAAGGCAGTGGGGCGAAGTGGGGATGATGGCATTGATGGCATCATTAAGCAAGACCGGCTTGGCCTGGACAATATTTACTTTCAAGCCAAGCGTTGGGAAAGAACCGTCCCAAGTGAAGTTGTCAGAACCTTTCACGGAAGCCTAGCCCTTCAAAGAGCAAGCCGAGGGGTTATCATCACCACCTCGGACTTTTCTAGTAGTGCGATTGAAACAGCTAAGGCGCTCGGGAATATCGTGCTAATTGATGGAAATACCCTGGCAGGCTTCATGATCGAGTACAACGTTGGAGTCACGGTAGCGGCACGGTATGAGGTGAAGCGGGTTGATAGGGAGTTTTTTGCAGAGGGCTAG
- the argC gene encoding N-acetyl-gamma-glutamyl-phosphate reductase, giving the protein MSKPKVFIDGEAGTTGLQIRARLQHRNDIEIISIDPAKRKDELERKRLLNMADVAILCLHDDLAKGAVAMLENPETRILDASSAHRVAEGWVYGFPELTPAQPEAIRRARLVSNPGCYPTGVIALLRPLVEAGLLPADFAASVNAISGYSGGGRQLIDAMEGRGEHRLAGDYRAYGLELTHKHIPEMTVYSGLRHPPIFTPAVGRFRQGMLDFIPVHLWALPQKVTAAELHEALVERYQGQRFVRVMPLETYGQHHPVLDPQALNGTNLLELFVYENPAREQALLVARFDNLGKGASGAAVQNLDIMLGLEGPHTYEYFGD; this is encoded by the coding sequence ATGAGTAAGCCCAAGGTGTTCATTGACGGCGAGGCGGGCACCACCGGCCTGCAAATCCGGGCCCGCTTGCAGCACAGAAACGATATCGAGATCATTTCAATTGACCCGGCTAAGCGCAAGGACGAGCTCGAGCGCAAGCGCCTGCTGAACATGGCGGATGTGGCCATCCTCTGCCTGCACGACGACCTGGCCAAAGGGGCGGTGGCGATGCTGGAGAACCCCGAGACCCGCATCCTGGACGCCAGCTCGGCCCACCGGGTGGCCGAGGGCTGGGTGTACGGCTTCCCGGAGCTCACCCCGGCCCAGCCCGAAGCGATTCGCCGGGCACGCTTGGTTTCCAACCCCGGCTGCTACCCCACCGGGGTGATCGCCCTCCTGCGGCCCCTGGTGGAGGCCGGGCTTTTGCCGGCGGACTTTGCGGCCTCGGTAAACGCCATCTCGGGCTACTCGGGCGGGGGGCGGCAGCTCATAGACGCCATGGAAGGCCGGGGGGAGCACCGCCTGGCCGGGGACTACCGGGCCTATGGCCTCGAGCTTACCCACAAGCACATCCCCGAGATGACCGTCTACTCGGGCCTGCGGCACCCCCCCATCTTCACCCCGGCGGTGGGGCGCTTCCGCCAGGGGATGCTGGACTTCATCCCGGTGCACCTGTGGGCCCTGCCGCAAAAGGTCACCGCCGCCGAGCTGCACGAAGCCCTCGTGGAGCGCTACCAGGGGCAGCGCTTTGTGCGGGTGATGCCCCTGGAGACCTACGGCCAGCACCACCCGGTGCTCGACCCCCAGGCCCTGAACGGCACCAACCTGCTCGAGCTCTTCGTCTACGAGAACCCCGCGCGCGAGCAGGCCCTGCTGGTAGCGCGCTTTGACAACCTGGGCAAGGGGGCTTCGGGCGCGGCGGTGCAGAACCTGGATATCATGCTGGGTTTGGAAGGGCCCCATACCTACGAATACTTTGGCGACTGA
- the argF gene encoding ornithine carbamoyltransferase — MVEVIKPLASLKGRDFLSNLDLSPAEYRAVLDTAHAMKRGAYKGLRPLEGQTLAMIFEKPSLRTRTTFEVAMNQLGGHAVNLTNAEIGLGTREPVRDIALNLERWVEAIMARVYLHSTLEELARYSSKPVINGLSDLLHPVQLLADYQTIEETFPDTRGIKVAYIGDGNNMANAHIQCAVLSGVKLTIATPRGYEPNAIIYMEALKLGADITLTHDPLEAAKGAQVLYTDVWVSMGQEAEASQRRKIKDFAGFQVTPAMLDLIDPDGIFLHCLPAHYGEEVVEEATLHKKSRVFDQAENRLHAQKALLYHLLS; from the coding sequence GTGGTTGAGGTGATTAAGCCGCTTGCCAGCCTCAAAGGCCGCGACTTCCTTTCCAACCTCGACCTGTCGCCCGCCGAGTACCGCGCGGTGCTGGATACCGCCCACGCCATGAAGCGAGGGGCTTACAAAGGGCTGCGGCCCCTCGAGGGCCAGACCCTGGCCATGATCTTCGAGAAGCCCTCCCTGCGCACCCGCACCACCTTCGAAGTAGCCATGAACCAGCTTGGCGGGCATGCGGTGAACCTCACCAACGCCGAGATTGGCCTGGGCACCCGTGAGCCGGTGCGCGACATCGCCCTGAACCTCGAGCGCTGGGTGGAGGCTATTATGGCCCGGGTCTACCTGCACTCGACCCTCGAGGAGCTGGCCCGCTACTCTTCCAAGCCGGTCATCAACGGCCTTTCCGACCTGCTGCACCCGGTGCAACTGCTGGCCGACTACCAGACCATCGAGGAGACCTTCCCCGATACCAGGGGTATCAAGGTGGCCTATATTGGCGACGGCAACAACATGGCCAACGCCCATATCCAGTGCGCGGTGCTCTCCGGGGTCAAGCTCACCATCGCCACCCCGCGCGGCTATGAGCCCAACGCCATCATCTACATGGAAGCCCTCAAGCTAGGGGCCGATATCACCCTGACCCACGACCCCCTCGAGGCCGCTAAAGGGGCCCAGGTGCTCTATACCGACGTCTGGGTCTCGATGGGCCAGGAGGCCGAGGCCAGCCAGAGGCGCAAAATCAAAGACTTCGCCGGTTTTCAGGTAACCCCGGCCATGCTGGACTTAATTGACCCCGACGGCATCTTTTTACACTGCCTGCCGGCCCACTACGGCGAGGAGGTGGTCGAGGAGGCCACCCTGCACAAAAAGTCCAGGGTCTTCGACCAGGCCGAGAACCGGCTACACGCGCAAAAAGCCCTGCTCTACCATTTGCTAAGCTAG
- the alaS gene encoding alanine--tRNA ligase, producing the protein MKTAEIREKFLQFFESKGHLRLPSFSVVPQDDPTLLFINAGMTPLKPYFLGKKPVFPGHEGEWYRVTTCQKSVRTGDIENVGRTNRHQTVFEMLGNFSFGDYFKKEAIEWAWEFLTDPKWLGLDPTRIYVTIYKDDDEAFEHWTRVGVPPEKIHRFDADENFWPQNAPTKGPNGPCGPCSEIYYDRGPAFGSDTWADYYETRESNRFVELWNLVFPQYDRKDGGVLEPLPKPNIDTGMGLARVAMVLQDVTDFYETDEFQPLIAKIVELTGISYEGPSSVAHRVIAEHARAVTFILSDGVHFSNTGRGYVVRRLLRRAVRFGYLLGLREPFMYRLAEVVAQVMGGVYPELKENLEGVQKQIKIEEEQFLRTLESGIKRLDAMLANLKPGDTLAGRDAFTLYDTYGFPLDLTIEIASEHGVQVDTEGFEQALEEQQERARAAAAFSKELFKRSNEALAALAADYGGTKFVGYESLEAQAQVKLLLVGEQTIEEAPAGTEVQVVLDRTPFYAEGGGQVGDAGVLEWEGGWARVSTTQKNPDGIFLHIARVEEGTLKAGSTVRALVDMHRRDTEKNHTATHLLHAALRAVLGSHVQQKGSYVGPDRLRFDFSQFEPIAPRDLARIELLVNRWIQADFPVSYTYKPLEEARKEGAMALFGEKYGDVVRVVSVEGAIDNVTSKELCGGCHVRRTGEIGAFVIVAEESVAAGVRRIEALTGTGATQYVREMLDRLGGLSRELGTTPEHLLERVNKLQDELKAREKEIEKLKLDLARAQLGGSAAGISLKEANGYRYLAVKLEGLEAGALRGAADELLDRHQADLVAVGSGQHLVVKVSKKALERGLDAGAVMKKLSAVAGGRGGGRGALAQGGGFDLEKAFGALEQVLE; encoded by the coding sequence ATGAAAACCGCCGAAATCCGCGAAAAATTTCTCCAGTTCTTCGAATCCAAAGGGCATTTACGCCTGCCGAGCTTTAGCGTGGTGCCCCAGGACGACCCCACCCTGCTCTTCATCAACGCGGGCATGACCCCCCTCAAGCCCTACTTTTTGGGCAAAAAGCCGGTCTTCCCCGGCCACGAGGGCGAGTGGTACCGGGTGACCACCTGCCAGAAGAGCGTGCGCACCGGGGATATCGAGAACGTGGGGCGCACCAACCGCCACCAGACCGTTTTCGAGATGCTGGGCAACTTCAGCTTTGGCGATTACTTCAAGAAAGAGGCCATCGAGTGGGCCTGGGAGTTCCTGACCGACCCCAAATGGCTGGGCCTGGATCCAACCCGCATTTACGTGACCATCTACAAAGACGACGACGAGGCTTTTGAACACTGGACGCGGGTGGGCGTACCTCCCGAGAAAATCCACCGCTTCGACGCCGACGAGAATTTCTGGCCGCAGAACGCCCCCACCAAAGGCCCCAACGGGCCGTGCGGGCCCTGCAGCGAGATCTACTACGACCGGGGGCCGGCTTTTGGCTCGGACACCTGGGCCGACTACTACGAGACCCGCGAGTCCAACCGCTTTGTGGAGCTCTGGAACCTGGTATTTCCACAGTACGACCGCAAGGACGGTGGTGTGCTGGAGCCGCTCCCCAAGCCCAACATTGATACCGGCATGGGCCTTGCGCGCGTGGCTATGGTGCTGCAAGACGTGACCGACTTCTACGAGACCGACGAATTCCAACCCCTGATCGCCAAAATTGTAGAGCTGACCGGTATCAGCTACGAAGGCCCCAGCTCGGTGGCCCACCGGGTGATTGCCGAGCACGCCCGCGCCGTGACCTTTATCCTCTCCGATGGGGTGCACTTCTCCAATACCGGGCGCGGCTACGTGGTGCGCCGCTTGCTGCGCCGGGCGGTGCGCTTTGGCTACCTGCTGGGCCTGCGCGAGCCCTTCATGTACAGGCTGGCCGAGGTGGTGGCCCAGGTGATGGGCGGGGTCTACCCCGAGCTAAAGGAGAACCTCGAGGGCGTACAAAAACAAATCAAAATTGAAGAAGAGCAGTTCTTGCGCACGCTCGAGAGCGGTATCAAGCGCCTGGACGCGATGCTGGCCAACCTCAAGCCGGGCGATACCCTGGCGGGCCGGGATGCCTTTACCCTGTACGACACCTACGGCTTCCCGCTCGACTTAACCATCGAAATTGCAAGCGAGCACGGGGTTCAGGTGGACACCGAAGGCTTCGAGCAAGCCCTGGAGGAACAGCAGGAGCGGGCTCGAGCCGCTGCCGCTTTCAGCAAAGAGCTTTTCAAGAGATCCAACGAGGCCCTTGCGGCCCTGGCCGCCGACTACGGGGGCACCAAGTTTGTGGGCTACGAGAGCCTCGAGGCCCAGGCCCAGGTCAAGCTGCTCCTGGTGGGCGAGCAGACCATAGAGGAAGCGCCGGCCGGCACCGAGGTGCAGGTGGTGCTGGACAGAACCCCCTTCTACGCCGAAGGGGGCGGCCAGGTGGGAGATGCGGGCGTGCTGGAATGGGAAGGGGGCTGGGCCAGGGTCTCGACCACCCAGAAAAACCCCGACGGCATCTTTTTGCACATCGCGCGGGTGGAGGAGGGCACCCTCAAAGCGGGCTCGACGGTGCGGGCTTTGGTGGATATGCACCGACGTGACACCGAGAAAAACCATACCGCCACCCACCTGCTGCACGCTGCCTTGCGGGCGGTGCTGGGCTCCCATGTGCAGCAAAAAGGCAGCTATGTGGGGCCGGATCGGCTGCGCTTCGACTTCAGCCAGTTTGAGCCGATTGCCCCCAGGGATTTGGCCCGGATTGAGCTGTTGGTGAACCGCTGGATTCAGGCCGACTTCCCGGTGAGCTATACCTACAAGCCCTTGGAGGAGGCCCGCAAAGAAGGGGCCATGGCCCTGTTTGGTGAAAAGTATGGCGACGTGGTGCGGGTGGTCAGTGTGGAAGGGGCCATCGACAACGTGACCTCCAAGGAGCTCTGCGGTGGCTGCCACGTGCGGCGCACTGGCGAAATCGGGGCCTTTGTGATCGTGGCCGAGGAGTCGGTGGCGGCGGGGGTGCGGCGCATTGAGGCCCTGACCGGAACCGGGGCTACGCAGTACGTACGCGAGATGCTGGATCGGCTGGGCGGCCTCTCCCGCGAACTGGGTACGACCCCTGAGCACCTGCTCGAGCGGGTGAACAAGCTCCAGGACGAACTCAAGGCCCGCGAGAAAGAGATCGAAAAGCTGAAGCTGGATCTGGCTCGAGCCCAGCTCGGGGGCAGCGCGGCAGGCATCTCGCTCAAGGAAGCAAACGGCTACAGGTATCTGGCAGTCAAGCTCGAGGGTCTCGAGGCCGGGGCCTTGCGGGGTGCAGCCGACGAGCTGCTGGACAGGCACCAGGCCGACCTGGTGGCGGTGGGCTCGGGGCAGCACCTGGTGGTCAAGGTGAGCAAAAAGGCCCTGGAGAGGGGGCTGGATGCCGGTGCGGTAATGAAGAAGCTGTCGGCTGTTGCCGGCGGGCGCGGCGGCGGCAGGGGGGCGCTGGCCCAGGGCGGCGGCTTCGACCTGGAAAAGGCTTTTGGGGCGCTCGAGCAGGTGCTGGAATAG
- a CDS encoding DsbA family oxidoreductase, translated as MQTVVIYLDYLCPFAWRGLELAYVAAPQLGLDLTLRHYSLEQGNHPENAGRPRHTPAWKLAEQPLESSPSLRAFLASHAARQQGKAAHLRFALELFRLHHQDKRPLDEDQTLVEAVGRAGLDLERFMADLEDEESRRLELATDLEVAGELGVFGTPTFVLPSGDAAYLRFTQLTTEPELAVNLWELFTAVLENGAHIETIKRPRW; from the coding sequence ATGCAGACTGTGGTTATCTACCTCGATTACCTGTGCCCTTTTGCCTGGCGGGGCCTCGAGCTGGCCTATGTGGCGGCCCCCCAACTGGGCCTGGACTTGACACTCCGGCACTACAGCCTGGAGCAGGGCAACCATCCCGAAAACGCAGGCCGGCCGCGCCATACCCCGGCCTGGAAGCTGGCCGAGCAGCCGCTGGAAAGCTCCCCCTCGCTCCGGGCTTTTCTGGCCTCCCACGCCGCAAGGCAGCAGGGGAAGGCGGCCCACCTGCGCTTTGCCCTCGAGCTTTTTCGTTTGCACCATCAGGACAAGCGCCCGCTGGACGAGGATCAGACCCTGGTGGAGGCGGTGGGGCGGGCCGGCCTGGACTTGGAGCGCTTCATGGCCGACCTGGAAGATGAGGAAAGCCGGCGGCTCGAGCTGGCCACCGACCTCGAGGTCGCTGGTGAACTGGGGGTTTTTGGCACGCCCACCTTCGTGCTGCCCTCGGGCGATGCGGCCTATCTCCGTTTCACCCAGCTCACCACCGAGCCGGAGCTGGCCGTGAACCTGTGGGAGCTATTCACCGCCGTGCTGGAAAACGGCGCCCATATCGAGACCATCAAACGGCCCCGCTGGTAA
- a CDS encoding IMP dehydrogenase: MNYGIFEEIAQTALEKTQADLARYPYERFETYYTFADKTIIPTFLTQPVSRRQVNVRQLFYTTKGTIEIFPAFGASMSMMRSRFARDVWDGGNGGVHILPRVGLSDEERLRDVQASAPALVGAALGINEKEEFLAELFAQPNLIFASIDIAHGANAAVLPVLAKIRGLGIDSGVILGNVGSIEGFAYAYWLMKLSGFRHFILKVGVGPGSVCTTRINTGVGVGQLSLLEEIRRFQSVVGYSDVQIISDGGVNSSGDFVKALAYSDGVMMGKFFASGSFEDEVLIKKDGQLEGVLLYGMASMLVTEKRNFIEGSSQTLRAFHHTAQEAIARLREGLQSAMTYVNATNLTEFRGNVRFARNSAAAITEAGVH; this comes from the coding sequence GTGAACTACGGCATTTTCGAGGAAATCGCCCAGACAGCCCTGGAAAAAACCCAGGCCGACCTGGCCCGCTACCCCTACGAGCGCTTTGAAACCTACTACACCTTCGCCGATAAAACCATCATCCCCACCTTCCTGACCCAGCCGGTCTCGCGCCGCCAGGTGAATGTGCGCCAGCTTTTTTACACCACCAAAGGCACCATCGAGATTTTCCCGGCCTTTGGGGCCTCCATGAGCATGATGCGCAGCCGCTTCGCCCGCGACGTATGGGACGGGGGCAACGGCGGGGTGCACATCTTGCCCAGGGTGGGGCTTTCCGACGAGGAGCGCCTTCGGGACGTGCAGGCCAGCGCGCCGGCCCTGGTGGGGGCCGCTTTGGGCATCAACGAAAAAGAGGAGTTTCTGGCCGAGCTCTTCGCCCAGCCCAACCTGATTTTTGCCTCGATTGACATCGCCCACGGGGCCAACGCGGCGGTGCTGCCGGTGCTGGCCAAGATTCGCGGGCTGGGCATTGATAGCGGGGTCATCCTGGGCAATGTGGGCTCCATCGAGGGCTTCGCCTACGCCTACTGGCTGATGAAGCTCTCGGGCTTCCGCCACTTCATCCTCAAGGTGGGGGTGGGGCCGGGCTCGGTCTGCACCACCCGCATCAACACCGGGGTGGGGGTGGGCCAGCTCTCGCTGCTGGAAGAGATTCGCCGGTTCCAGTCGGTGGTGGGTTACAGCGACGTGCAGATTATCTCCGACGGCGGGGTCAACAGCTCGGGCGACTTTGTGAAGGCCCTGGCCTACAGCGACGGGGTGATGATGGGCAAGTTCTTTGCCTCCGGCAGCTTCGAGGACGAGGTGCTCATCAAGAAGGACGGGCAGCTCGAGGGCGTCCTGCTCTACGGCATGGCCTCCATGCTGGTAACCGAGAAGCGCAACTTTATCGAGGGCTCCTCGCAAACCCTGCGGGCCTTCCACCACACCGCCCAGGAAGCCATCGCCCGCCTGCGCGAAGGTCTGCAGAGCGCCATGACCTACGTGAACGCCACCAACCTCACCGAGTTTAGGGGCAACGTGCGTTTTGCCCGTAACTCGGCGGCGGCCATCACCGAGGCGGGGGTGCACTAG
- a CDS encoding winged helix-turn-helix domain-containing protein codes for MPIPSYQRFMFPLLKMAADGEAHSMEEAYEVLAGQFNLSKEDRAELLPSGGQSRYENRVGWARTYLTKAGLLESPSRGQFKITSEGRKVL; via the coding sequence ATGCCAATTCCAAGCTACCAGCGATTCATGTTCCCATTGCTCAAGATGGCAGCAGATGGTGAAGCGCACTCGATGGAGGAAGCCTACGAGGTGCTGGCCGGACAGTTCAACCTAAGCAAAGAAGATCGGGCTGAATTGCTACCCAGTGGTGGGCAAAGTAGGTATGAGAACCGCGTCGGATGGGCCAGAACCTATTTGACAAAAGCCGGATTGTTGGAGTCTCCAAGCCGAGGACAATTCAAAATCACTTCAGAGGGTCGCAAAGTTTTGTAG
- the mltG gene encoding endolytic transglycosylase MltG, producing MDDKPTLSATPPDETREASKSPTRWILRGVLLMFVLLVALLGYALYLMGPTGVTAQVQIPRGSGAAAVGRILEQAGLVRSGYLFAQYLRFSGQDKALKPGYYRLEGNGLRAIALAITGESRPLTVRITFPEGWRAVDMAQRLSENNLDGPRFLELVNNPPSELRPAEAKGPTLEGYLFPATYDFPLDFTAEDVIRTMTRRMEQEFTPEAQARLQQLGLQSIHDWVTLASIVQAEAANSGEKPVIAGVFLNRLEIGMPLQADPTVAYGLGKRLPELDRGAGDFEKDTPYNTYTRRGLPPGAISNPGTEALRAVLNPVRTNEKGQKYLYFLHAQGRLFLNVDFEGHLRDTAKYYR from the coding sequence ATGGACGACAAGCCCACACTGTCCGCTACCCCCCCCGATGAAACCCGGGAAGCCAGCAAGTCGCCGACCCGCTGGATTCTGCGGGGTGTGCTGCTTATGTTTGTACTGCTGGTAGCGCTGCTGGGCTACGCCCTTTACCTGATGGGGCCCACCGGCGTCACCGCCCAGGTACAGATTCCCAGGGGCAGCGGGGCCGCAGCCGTCGGTCGTATCCTCGAGCAGGCTGGGCTGGTGCGCTCGGGCTATCTGTTTGCCCAGTACCTGCGCTTTTCCGGCCAGGACAAAGCGCTCAAGCCTGGTTACTACCGGCTCGAGGGCAACGGGTTGCGGGCCATTGCCCTGGCCATCACCGGTGAATCCCGTCCCCTCACGGTGCGCATCACCTTTCCCGAGGGCTGGCGGGCGGTGGATATGGCCCAGCGCTTGAGCGAAAACAACCTGGATGGGCCCCGGTTCCTCGAGCTGGTCAACAACCCCCCCTCCGAGCTGCGCCCTGCCGAGGCCAAAGGCCCCACCCTCGAGGGCTACCTTTTTCCCGCTACCTACGACTTCCCCCTCGACTTTACCGCCGAAGACGTTATCCGCACCATGACCCGCCGCATGGAACAGGAGTTCACCCCCGAGGCCCAGGCCCGCCTGCAGCAGCTTGGCCTGCAAAGCATTCACGACTGGGTCACGCTGGCCTCCATCGTGCAGGCTGAAGCGGCCAACTCGGGTGAGAAGCCGGTAATCGCTGGGGTCTTTCTCAACCGCCTGGAAATTGGCATGCCCCTGCAGGCCGACCCCACCGTGGCCTATGGCCTGGGCAAACGCCTGCCCGAACTCGACCGGGGCGCGGGCGACTTCGAAAAAGACACCCCCTACAACACCTATACCCGGCGCGGCTTGCCCCCGGGGGCTATCAGCAACCCCGGCACCGAGGCCTTACGGGCGGTGCTTAATCCGGTGCGTACCAACGAAAAAGGCCAGAAGTACCTCTACTTTCTGCACGCCCAGGGCCGCTTGTTTCTGAACGTGGACTTTGAAGGGCATCTACGCGATACCGCGAAGTATTATCGCTAG